A region of Pueribacillus theae DNA encodes the following proteins:
- the tagU gene encoding polyisoprenyl-teichoic acid--peptidoglycan teichoic acid transferase TagU, whose translation MKKALIILGTIAGVIALAFGGYAFYLYKSITDTASHIHEPIDRGSSDKRAEQINTSSQDPISFLLLGVDERPGDRGRSDTMVVITVNPKKESMIMFSIPRDTRTEIIGRGSEDKINHAYAFGGSQMSVETVENFLDIPIDYYVKVNMEAFKEIVDAVGGVTVDNKLAFKSGGYQFSEGSVDLDGDAALAYSRMRKGDPKGDLGRNERQQQIIKAIIKKGASPKMITKFNDVLGTLETNVKTNLTFDEMKAIQKNYRAALGNTEQFEVKGSGTKINGIYYYIVSDEEKNEITAKLKEHLEID comes from the coding sequence CACAGATACAGCTTCACATATTCATGAGCCCATCGATCGTGGCAGTTCCGACAAGCGAGCAGAACAAATTAATACGAGCAGCCAAGATCCGATTTCATTTCTATTGCTCGGTGTCGACGAACGCCCTGGCGACCGCGGGCGTTCTGACACAATGGTCGTGATTACCGTTAATCCGAAAAAAGAATCGATGATTATGTTTAGCATTCCGCGTGATACGCGAACAGAAATCATTGGCCGCGGTTCGGAAGATAAAATCAACCACGCCTATGCGTTCGGCGGTTCGCAAATGTCGGTGGAAACTGTGGAAAACTTCCTTGACATTCCAATTGATTATTACGTGAAAGTGAATATGGAAGCATTTAAAGAGATTGTTGATGCGGTCGGCGGGGTAACAGTAGATAATAAACTTGCATTTAAGAGTGGGGGCTATCAATTTTCTGAAGGCTCGGTTGATTTGGATGGAGATGCCGCGCTCGCTTATTCAAGAATGCGCAAAGGCGACCCGAAAGGCGACCTTGGACGAAACGAACGGCAGCAGCAAATTATTAAAGCCATTATTAAAAAAGGGGCAAGCCCTAAAATGATAACGAAATTCAATGACGTCTTAGGAACGTTGGAAACAAATGTAAAAACAAACTTAACCTTCGATGAAATGAAAGCCATCCAGAAAAATTACCGGGCGGCTCTCGGCAATACAGAGCAATTTGAAGTAAAAGGCTCAGGAACGAAAATCAATGGTATTTACTACTATATCGTCTCAGATGAAGAGAAAAATGAAATTACTGCAAAATTGAAAGAGCATTTGGAGATTGACTGA